CGCCTGCACCGCGTGGCAACTGGCGACCACCTGCCGCGCCTGCCGCTGAACCTGAAAGTCTGCGGCCCCGAATTTGAAATCACCCTGCTCTCTCCCCCTGGCTTGAGCGCAATGGTGCGTCACCTGTTGCAAGCCAGCCCACTGATCGTCGGAGGTTGAACATGTCCGTGCACACCATGGAAACCCTGGCGCTGTTCGACAGCGCGCCCTACCAGAACGCCTTCAGCGCACGGGTGATTGCCGTCAGCGAACACGGCGTTGCCCTGGAGCACACGCTGTTTTACCCCACCGGTGGCGGCCAGCCGGGCGACACCGGGCATTTGAGCCTGCCCGATGGCACCCAGGTAGCCGTGACAGGCACGGTGCGCGATCCGGTATTGCGTTCGATCATCTGGCACCAGGTGGAACACTGCCCGCAGCAACTGGCCGCCGGCGTGCAGGTAGACGCCGGCCTGGATTGGGAGCGGCGCTACCAACACATGAAAATGCACACCTGCCTGCATCTGTTGTGCTCGATCATTGACGCCCCCGTGACCGGTTGCAGCATCAGCGCCGACAAGGGCCGCCTGGATTTCGATTTACCGGAAATGACCCTCGACAAAGACAGCATCACTCGCGACCTCAATACGCTGATAGAACAGGCCCACCCGGTTAAAACCCTGTCGATGGCCGCCACGGAATACGCCACCCTGCTGCAGATCACCCGCACCCAGGCGGTGGCGCCGCCGGTGATCCAGGGCTCGGTACGGGTGATTGAAATCGCCGGCATCGATATCCAGCCCTGCGGCGGCACCCACGTGCTCAACACCGAGGAAATCGGCCGGGTGTTCTGCGAAAAAATCGAGAAAAAGAGCAAGCACAACCGCAGGGTGATACTGCGATTTGAGTAAACGCGATCATGAATGTGGGAGGGGCACCGCCCCTCCCACAATTTAGTCCTGCACCGTTTTTCAGATCACGAACAGGTCCATGAAGCGGTTGACCGGCGTGGCCTCAAGCTGCGCCTGGTCCTTGCACAAGGCAAAAATTTCGGCACTGCGCTGGCCGGTAAACCGCGTGCACAGGTTGGCCTTGAACTTGTCTTCCAGCAACGAAATGCCCTGCGCACGACGGCGACGATGGCCAATCGGATACTCCACCGCCACCTGCTCGGTACAGGTGCCATCGACGAAGAACACTTGCACCGCATTGGCGATGGAACGCTTGTCGGCTTCCAGGTACTCACGGCTGTAGCGCGGTTCCTCGACGATTTCCATCTTGTCGCGCAACACGTCGATGATCGGGTGCGCGGCGTGGAACGCATCCTCGTAGTGCTCGGCCACCAGCGTGCCGAACGCCAGGGGCACGGCGGTCATGTATTGCAGGCAGTGGTCGCGGTCGGCGGCATTGGCCAGTGGGCCGACCTTGGAGATGATGCGGATCGCCGACTCGTGGGTGGTGATCACGATACGCTCGATTTCATGCAGGCGATGTTTGACTTGCGGGTGCAAGGTCACCGCCGCTTCGCAAGCCGTTTGCGCGTGGAACTCGGCGGGGAAGCTGATCTTGAACAGCACGTTTTCCATCACGTAGGTGCCATAGGCTTGGGACAGGCTGAACGCACGTTTGTCTTCGGGCTTGAGGGCCAGATCCTTGTTGGTGTGGCTGAACAGCACGTCATAGAACCCCCACTGCGGCGCACTCAATACACCAGGGATGCCCATCTCGCCCCGCAGCGCGATATCCGCCAGGCGTACGCCACGACTCGACGCATCACCCGCCGCCCAGGATTTACGCGAACCGGCGTTCGGCGCATGTCGGTAAGTCCGCAGCGCCTGCCCGTCGACAAACGCGTGGGACAAGGCCGCCAGCAATTGCTCACGATTGGCCCCCATCAGTTTGGCGGTGACGGCGGTGGAGGCGACTTTCACCAACAGCACATGGTCGAGGCCGACGCGGTTGAACGAGTTTTCCAGAGCGATCACGCCCTGGATTTCGTGAGCCATGATCATCGCTTCCAGCACCACGCGCACGGTCAGCGGCGCGTCGCCATTGGCCAGGCGTTTTTGCGACAGGTGATCGGCCACGGCGAGGATGCCGCCGAGGTTGTCGGAAGGGTGGCCCCATTCGGCGGCGAGCCAGGTGTCGTTGTAGTCGAGCCAGCGCACGATGCAGCCGATGTCCCACGCCGCCTTGACCGGGTCCAGCCGAAATGACGTGCCCGGCACGCGTGCGCCGAACGGCACCACGCTGCCTTCGACGAGCGGCCCGAGGTGCTTGGTGCATTCGGGGAAACGCAGGGCCAGCAGGCCACAGCCGAGCGTGTCCATCAGGCAGTTGCGCGCGGTGTCCAGTGCGAGCGGCGAGTCGATTCGGTAACTGAGGACGTAGTCGGCGATGTCCTGCAGGACCTGGTCGTAGTCGGGGCGATTGTTCTGGTCGACGTTGGTGCTCATGGCAGTGCTCCAAAAGTTAGGGTTGTTCCATCCTCAGGGTCAGGGTTGATCGTGTCGCAGGTCTGTATGCCTGCTTATGTCCCTTGTGGGGGGAGGCTTGCTTCCTCCCACAGGGAATTGGTGTTGGGCTTTAGAAAGAGTCGCCGGGGACGCGCACGCAACCTTCCATCAACACCCGCGCACTGCGGCTCATGATGGCTTTTTTCACGACCCATTCGCCGTTCACCTGGGTGGCTTCAGCACCCACGCGCAAGGTGCCGGACGGATGCCCGAAGCGCACGGCGTTACGTTCAATGCCACCGGCCGCGAGGTTGACCAAGGTCCCGGAAATCGCCGCCGCCGTGCCAATTGCCACCGCCGCCGTGCCCATCATCGCGTGGTGCAGCTTGCCCATGGACAGCGCACGCACCAGCAAATCCACATCCCCGGCCTTGATCGCCTTGCCGCTGGAGGCCACGTAATCGGAAGGCTTGGCCACAAACGCGACCTTCGGCGTGTGCTGGCGCTGGGCCGCTTCGTCCAGGTGCTTGATCAAGCCCATGCGCAGCGCGCCGTGGGCACGCACGGTCTCGAACATGGCCAGGGCCTTGGGGTCGCCGTTGATCGCACCTTGCAGCTCGGTGCCGGTATAACCCAAGTCTTGGGCGTTGATGAAAATCGTCGGGATACCGGCGTTGATCAGCGTGGCCTTGAAGGTGCCGATACCAGGTACTTCCAGATCGTCGACCAGGTTGCCGGTGGGGAACATCGAGCCACCGCCGCCCTCTTCTTCCGCCGCCGGGTCCATGAATTCCAGCTGCACTTCGGCAGCCGGAAACGTCACGCCGTCCAGTTCGAAGTCGCCGGTTTCCTGTACCGCGCCGTCGGTGATCGGCACGCGGGCGATGATGGTCTTGCCGATATTGGCCTGCCAGACGCGCACCACGGCCACGCCGTTGTGTGGGATTCGAGCCGGCTCGACCAAACCCGCACTGATCGCGAACGAACCCACCGCCGCCGACAGGTTGCCGCAGTTGCCGCTCCAGTCGACAAAGGGCTTATCGATGGAGACCTGGCCAAACAGGTAGTCCACGTCGTGATCGGCACGGGTGCTCTTGGAAAGAATCACGGTCTTGCTGGTGCTGGACGTGGCGCCGCCCATGCCATCGATTTGCTTGTCGTAGGGATCGGGGCTGCCGATCACTCGCAGCAACAAGGCATCGCGGGCCTTCCCCGGGACCTGCGCCGAAGCGGGCAGGTCCTGGAGGCGGAAAAATACGCCCTTGCTGGTGCCGCCACGCATATAGGTGGCGGGGATCTTGATTTGCGCTACAGGTGCCATATGCATCCTCTTCTCAGGCGGTCGCCGCCGATTCCAGGAAGTCCTGGGCGAAACGTTGCAACACGCCGCCCGCCTCGTAGATCGACACTTCTTCGGCGGTGTCCAGGCGGCAGGTCACCGGCACCTCGACACGTTCGCCGTTCTTGCGGTTGATCACCAGGGTCAACTGCGCACGCGGTGTGCGTTCGCCGACCACGTCATAGGTTTCACTGCCGTCGATGTGCAAGGTGTGGCGGTCGGTGCCCGGCAGAAACTCCAGCGGCAACACGCCCATGCCCACCAGGTTGGTGCGGTGGATACGTTCGAACCCTTCGGCGGCAATCGCTTCCACACCGGCCAGGCGTACGCCCTTGGCGGCCCAGTCGCGGGAGGAGCCTTGGCCGTAGTCGGCACCGGCGATGATGATCAGCGGCTGCTTGCGTTCCATGTAGGTTTCGATGGCTTCCCACATGCGCGTAACCTTGCCTTCGGGCTCGATGCGCGCCAGGGAGCCCTGCTTGACCTTGCCGTTTTCCTGCACCATTTCGTTGAACAGTTTCGGGTTGGCGAAGGTGGCGCGTTGCGCGGTCAGGTGGTCGCCACGGTGGGTCGCGTAAGAGTTGAAGTCGACTTCCGGCAGGCCCATTTTCGCCAGGTATTCGCCGGCGGCGCTGTCGAGCATGATCGCGTTCGAAGGCGACAGGTGGTCGGTGGTGATGTTGTCCGGCAGCACCGCCAGCGGGCGCATGCCCTTGAGCGGGCGCGCACCGGCCAATGCGCCTTCCCAGTACGGCGGGCGGCGGATATAGGTGCTTTGCGGGCGCCAGTCGTACAGCGGCGTGACCTTGGGGCCGGTGTCTTCGTGGATCGCGAACATCGGAATGTACACCGCGCGGAACTGCTCGGGCTTGACCGAGGCCTTGACCACCGCGTCGATTTCTTCGTCGCTCGGCCAGATGTCCTGCAGGCGGATCTCCTTGCCGTCGGCATCCAGGCCAAGCACGTCCTTTTCGATGTCGAACCGGATGGTGCCGGCAATCGCATAGGCCACCACCAGCGGCGGCGACGCCAGGAACGCTTGCTTGGCGTACGGGTGAATCCGCCCGTCGAAGTTGCGGTTGCCCGAAAGCACGGCGGTGGCGTACAGGTCGCGGTCGATGATCTCTTGCTGGATCACCGGGTCCAGCGCGCCGGACATGCCATTGCAAGTGGTGCAGGCGAAGGCCACTACGCCAAAGCCGAGTTTTTCCAGCTCATGGCCCAGGCCGGCTTCTTCCAGGTACATCGCCACGGTTTTCGAGCCGGGCGCCAGGGACGATTTGACCCACGGCTTGCGCGTCAGCCCCAGCCGGTTGGCATTGCGCGCCAGCAGGCCGGCGGCGATCACGTTGCGCGGGTTGCTGGTGTTGGTGCAACTGGTGATGGCGGCGATGATCACCGCGCCGTCCGGCATCTGCCCCGGTACGTCGTCCCACTGGCCGCAAATGCCTTGAGCAGCCAGGTCACGCGTGGCGACGCGGGCGTGGGGGTTGCTCGGGCCGGCCATGTTGCGCACGACGCTGGACAGGTCGAAGCTCAGGCCACGCTCGTATTGCGCCCCCTTGAGGTCATCGGCCCACAGCCCGGTGTGGCGTGCGTACTGCTCGACCAGCGCGACTTGTTCGTCTTCGCGGCCGGTGAGCTTGAGGTAGGCAATGGTTTGCTGGTCGATGTAGAACATCGCCGCCGTGGCACCGTATTCCGGGGCCATGTTGGAGATGGTCGCGCGGTCGCCCAGGGTGAGCGCCGACGCACCTTCACCAAAGAACTCCAGCCACGCGCCGACGACTTTTTGCTTGCGCAGGAACTCGGTCAGCGCCAACACCATATCGGTGGCCGTGATGCCCGGCTGCAGCTTGCCGGTGAGCTCGACGCCCACGCTTTCGGGCAGGCGCATCCACGAGGCGCGGCCGAGCATCACGCTCTCGGCTTCCAGGCCACCGACGCCGATGGCGATCACGCCCAAGGCGTCCACATGCGGGGTGTGGCTGTCGGTGCCGACACAGGTGTCGGGGAAGGCCACGCCGTCGCGCACCTGGATCACCGGGGACATTTTCTCCAGGTTGATCTGGTGCATGATGCCGTTACCCGGCGGGATCACGTCGACGTTCTTGAAGGCTTTTTTGGTCCATTCGATAAAGTGAAAACGGTCTTCGTTGCGGCGGTCCTCGATGGCGCGGTTCTTCTGGAACGCATCCGGATCGAAACCACCGGCCTCGACGGCCAGGGAGTGGTCGACAATCAACTGGGTCGGCACCACCGGGTTGACCTGCGCCGGGTCACCGCCTTGCAGGGCGATGGCGTCGCGCAGGCCGGCGAGGTCGACCAGCGCGGTCTGGCCAAGGATGTCGTGGCACACCACGCGCGCCGGGAACCAGGGAAAGTCGAGGTCGCGTTTGCGTTCGATCAGTTGGCTCAGGGACGCCTCAAGGGTGGCCGGGTCGCAACGGCGCACCAGGTTTTCAGCGAGCACGCGGGAGGTATAGGGCAACGTGGCGTAGGCGCCGGGGGTGATGGCTTCGACTGCCGCGCGGGCGTCGAAGTAATCCAGGCGGCTGCCGGGCAGCGGTTTGCGAAATTCAGTGTTCATCGTCAGGACTCGGTCACGGTGGTTGCAAGAGGGACCCACTGATCCAGATTTGACATGCGATTTAAATGTGGAAGGGGGCAAGTCGAGTCGTCGCACCGCCCTCCCACATTTGATCTCATTCCACTTCAGGATCGCCGGTCTTCAGCGACGTTCGATTGGCACGAACTTGCGCTGTTCGACGCCGGTGTACTCGGCGCTTGGACGGATGATGCGGTTGTTGGCACGCTGCTCAAACACATGCGCGGCCCAGCCGGTCAGGCGCGAGCAGACAAAGATCGGCGTGAACAGCTTGGTCGGGATGCCCATGAAGTGGTACGCCGAGGCATGGTAGAAGTCGGCGTTGGGGAAGAGTTTTTTCTGCTCCCACATGGTTTTGTCGATGGCTTCGGAGACCGGGAACAACACGGTGTCGCCCACTTCGTCGGCGAGTTTTTTCGACCAGCCCTTGATCACTTCATTGCGCGGGTCGTTGTCTTTGTAGATCGCGTGGCCGAAGCCCATGATCTTGTCTTTGCGCGCCAGCATGCCGAGGGTGCCTTCCACCGCTTCTGCGGCAGAGCCGAAACGTTCGATCATCTCCATCGCCGCTTCGTTGGCGCCGCCATGCAGCGGGCCGCGCAGCGAGCCGATGGCAGCGGTGACGCAGGAATACAGGTCCGACAGGGTCGAAGCGCACACTCGTGCGGTGAAGGTCGACGCGTTGAACTCGTGCTCGGCGTAGAGGATCAGCGACACATTCATGACTTTCTCATGCAGCTCGCTCGGCTTCTTGCCGTGCAGCAGGTGCAGGAAGTGGCCGCCGATGCCTGGCTCGTCAGTCACGCAGTCGATGCGCTTGCCGTCATGGCTGAAGCGGTACCAGTAACACATGATCGCCGGAAACGCGGCGAGCAGGCGGTCGGTGACATCCCGTTGCACACTGAAGTCTTTCTCGGGTTCGATATTGCCCAGGAACGAACAACCGGTGCGCATCACGTCCATCGGATGGGCGTCGGCGGGGATGCGTTCCAGCACTTCTTTCAGTGCCTGGGGCAGGTCGCGCAGCTTGCTCAGCTTGTGGCGATAGTCGGTCAGTTGGGCCTGGGTCGGCAGTTCGCCGTACAACAGCAGGTAGGCGACTTCTTCAAACTGCGCGTCGGCGGCCAGTTCGCGTACGTCGTAGCCGCGATAGGTCAGGCCGGCACCGGCTTGGCCCACGGTGGACAGAGCGGTCTGCCCGGCGACCTGGCCACGC
This region of Pseudomonas asgharzadehiana genomic DNA includes:
- a CDS encoding alanyl-tRNA editing protein; this translates as MSVHTMETLALFDSAPYQNAFSARVIAVSEHGVALEHTLFYPTGGGQPGDTGHLSLPDGTQVAVTGTVRDPVLRSIIWHQVEHCPQQLAAGVQVDAGLDWERRYQHMKMHTCLHLLCSIIDAPVTGCSISADKGRLDFDLPEMTLDKDSITRDLNTLIEQAHPVKTLSMAATEYATLLQITRTQAVAPPVIQGSVRVIEIAGIDIQPCGGTHVLNTEEIGRVFCEKIEKKSKHNRRVILRFE
- the prpD gene encoding 2-methylcitrate dehydratase, which gives rise to MSTNVDQNNRPDYDQVLQDIADYVLSYRIDSPLALDTARNCLMDTLGCGLLALRFPECTKHLGPLVEGSVVPFGARVPGTSFRLDPVKAAWDIGCIVRWLDYNDTWLAAEWGHPSDNLGGILAVADHLSQKRLANGDAPLTVRVVLEAMIMAHEIQGVIALENSFNRVGLDHVLLVKVASTAVTAKLMGANREQLLAALSHAFVDGQALRTYRHAPNAGSRKSWAAGDASSRGVRLADIALRGEMGIPGVLSAPQWGFYDVLFSHTNKDLALKPEDKRAFSLSQAYGTYVMENVLFKISFPAEFHAQTACEAAVTLHPQVKHRLHEIERIVITTHESAIRIISKVGPLANAADRDHCLQYMTAVPLAFGTLVAEHYEDAFHAAHPIIDVLRDKMEIVEEPRYSREYLEADKRSIANAVQVFFVDGTCTEQVAVEYPIGHRRRRAQGISLLEDKFKANLCTRFTGQRSAEIFALCKDQAQLEATPVNRFMDLFVI
- the prpF gene encoding 2-methylaconitate cis-trans isomerase PrpF; its protein translation is MAPVAQIKIPATYMRGGTSKGVFFRLQDLPASAQVPGKARDALLLRVIGSPDPYDKQIDGMGGATSSTSKTVILSKSTRADHDVDYLFGQVSIDKPFVDWSGNCGNLSAAVGSFAISAGLVEPARIPHNGVAVVRVWQANIGKTIIARVPITDGAVQETGDFELDGVTFPAAEVQLEFMDPAAEEEGGGGSMFPTGNLVDDLEVPGIGTFKATLINAGIPTIFINAQDLGYTGTELQGAINGDPKALAMFETVRAHGALRMGLIKHLDEAAQRQHTPKVAFVAKPSDYVASSGKAIKAGDVDLLVRALSMGKLHHAMMGTAAVAIGTAAAISGTLVNLAAGGIERNAVRFGHPSGTLRVGAEATQVNGEWVVKKAIMSRSARVLMEGCVRVPGDSF
- the acnD gene encoding Fe/S-dependent 2-methylisocitrate dehydratase AcnD, with protein sequence MNTEFRKPLPGSRLDYFDARAAVEAITPGAYATLPYTSRVLAENLVRRCDPATLEASLSQLIERKRDLDFPWFPARVVCHDILGQTALVDLAGLRDAIALQGGDPAQVNPVVPTQLIVDHSLAVEAGGFDPDAFQKNRAIEDRRNEDRFHFIEWTKKAFKNVDVIPPGNGIMHQINLEKMSPVIQVRDGVAFPDTCVGTDSHTPHVDALGVIAIGVGGLEAESVMLGRASWMRLPESVGVELTGKLQPGITATDMVLALTEFLRKQKVVGAWLEFFGEGASALTLGDRATISNMAPEYGATAAMFYIDQQTIAYLKLTGREDEQVALVEQYARHTGLWADDLKGAQYERGLSFDLSSVVRNMAGPSNPHARVATRDLAAQGICGQWDDVPGQMPDGAVIIAAITSCTNTSNPRNVIAAGLLARNANRLGLTRKPWVKSSLAPGSKTVAMYLEEAGLGHELEKLGFGVVAFACTTCNGMSGALDPVIQQEIIDRDLYATAVLSGNRNFDGRIHPYAKQAFLASPPLVVAYAIAGTIRFDIEKDVLGLDADGKEIRLQDIWPSDEEIDAVVKASVKPEQFRAVYIPMFAIHEDTGPKVTPLYDWRPQSTYIRRPPYWEGALAGARPLKGMRPLAVLPDNITTDHLSPSNAIMLDSAAGEYLAKMGLPEVDFNSYATHRGDHLTAQRATFANPKLFNEMVQENGKVKQGSLARIEPEGKVTRMWEAIETYMERKQPLIIIAGADYGQGSSRDWAAKGVRLAGVEAIAAEGFERIHRTNLVGMGVLPLEFLPGTDRHTLHIDGSETYDVVGERTPRAQLTLVINRKNGERVEVPVTCRLDTAEEVSIYEAGGVLQRFAQDFLESAATA
- the prpC gene encoding bifunctional 2-methylcitrate synthase/citrate synthase; protein product: MAEAKVLSGAGLRGQVAGQTALSTVGQAGAGLTYRGYDVRELAADAQFEEVAYLLLYGELPTQAQLTDYRHKLSKLRDLPQALKEVLERIPADAHPMDVMRTGCSFLGNIEPEKDFSVQRDVTDRLLAAFPAIMCYWYRFSHDGKRIDCVTDEPGIGGHFLHLLHGKKPSELHEKVMNVSLILYAEHEFNASTFTARVCASTLSDLYSCVTAAIGSLRGPLHGGANEAAMEMIERFGSAAEAVEGTLGMLARKDKIMGFGHAIYKDNDPRNEVIKGWSKKLADEVGDTVLFPVSEAIDKTMWEQKKLFPNADFYHASAYHFMGIPTKLFTPIFVCSRLTGWAAHVFEQRANNRIIRPSAEYTGVEQRKFVPIERR